Proteins from a genomic interval of Kitasatospora kifunensis:
- a CDS encoding Shedu anti-phage system protein SduA domain-containing protein, translated as MTLPSVSPATPTTAKITAVTRRDIFDYLRGTGTPWWGRLDDEIAFLERLYKLDELPSTDSRFATARGDILQHRFNNYDWDDDWIFTDPRLALRSGPDEVLLAFLVQTLHPDVLFDVDQASRRVGQLNRLLEPDGWALRAHRFLSGRPIYTPVRVQAAGPLVSLPLSDDDAGKLDLVLGQVYSLLDCDGQEATRDLLRKATLTLRRDGGIYHPMPDDNWTSSTYEAVLTVDRPLLPRFTPAVVDAIWQPLGAVLARLGREDVQSLMVEGDMGPMPYIPHDWRGRAVTPASPVIRGARINFASTDFDVVRQDFSDLEIHSAADGGFHYLYDTRANRRVTDFILDDRPQVATLCNVTIIRKDDTYSPRIKLWKKDKTKAEKAVAMEVIPGTETTQIIKAVVDTSDAHENFWKVINFLQGCTGLHTPGSRAGLAVGDAAQLAEILTGQDRTMLLHALKTVIGGSLTEEDIRLISNRKAQLRRFDRLLNDPEYFQKEKERTAKSSEALWQDYFEGNPWIFGYGLNLIACEALDDGKLERITTGANIFTGAGKRIDAIMRSKGFISSMLFCEIKTHETPLLAKTLYRAPDVYQASTELGGGVAQVQKTVHKAQRLISDELTRLYQDDGTPTGTELSTTKPRQVLVIGSLNEFKQDGAVNPERLSSFELYRSSVQGIEVITFDELYDRACFIVEDR; from the coding sequence ATGACCCTGCCCAGTGTCTCTCCGGCTACGCCCACCACGGCAAAGATCACCGCAGTGACACGGCGCGACATCTTTGACTACCTGCGCGGTACCGGCACCCCGTGGTGGGGGCGACTCGACGACGAGATTGCATTCCTGGAGCGGCTTTACAAGCTCGACGAGCTGCCGTCGACCGATAGCCGATTCGCCACAGCACGCGGCGACATCCTCCAGCACCGGTTCAACAACTACGACTGGGACGATGACTGGATCTTCACGGATCCCCGTCTAGCGCTCCGCTCCGGGCCAGACGAGGTACTGCTCGCCTTCCTCGTGCAGACTTTGCACCCGGATGTGCTCTTCGACGTTGACCAAGCCTCACGGCGCGTCGGTCAACTGAACCGCCTCTTGGAGCCTGACGGCTGGGCACTTCGCGCCCACCGGTTCCTGTCGGGGCGGCCGATCTACACGCCGGTCCGGGTGCAAGCCGCCGGCCCGCTGGTGTCGTTACCCCTGAGCGACGATGACGCGGGCAAGCTCGATCTCGTTCTCGGCCAGGTCTACAGCCTCCTCGACTGCGACGGGCAGGAGGCTACGCGGGACCTCCTACGCAAGGCCACGCTCACGTTGCGCCGCGACGGCGGCATCTACCACCCCATGCCGGACGACAACTGGACCTCCAGCACATACGAGGCCGTCCTCACAGTCGACCGCCCGCTCCTCCCAAGGTTCACGCCAGCCGTGGTCGATGCCATCTGGCAGCCGCTGGGAGCAGTGCTCGCACGGCTCGGACGCGAAGACGTGCAGTCGCTCATGGTCGAAGGCGACATGGGGCCGATGCCCTACATCCCGCACGACTGGAGAGGCCGCGCGGTCACACCGGCCTCCCCCGTGATCCGCGGTGCCCGCATCAACTTTGCTTCCACCGACTTCGACGTTGTGCGCCAGGACTTCTCCGACCTTGAGATCCATTCCGCTGCGGACGGCGGTTTCCACTACCTCTACGACACTCGGGCGAACAGGCGGGTCACCGACTTCATTCTCGACGACCGACCCCAAGTAGCGACGCTGTGCAACGTCACCATCATCAGGAAGGACGATACCTACTCTCCCCGAATCAAGCTGTGGAAGAAGGACAAGACCAAAGCCGAGAAGGCAGTGGCCATGGAGGTCATTCCTGGAACCGAGACCACGCAGATCATCAAGGCCGTCGTCGACACCAGTGATGCCCACGAGAACTTCTGGAAGGTCATCAACTTCCTCCAAGGGTGCACCGGGCTCCACACCCCGGGCAGTCGCGCCGGTCTCGCTGTCGGCGATGCCGCTCAGCTCGCCGAAATTCTGACCGGCCAGGACCGGACCATGCTCCTGCACGCGCTCAAAACCGTAATCGGCGGTTCCCTCACCGAAGAGGACATCCGGCTCATCAGCAATCGCAAGGCCCAGCTCCGGCGCTTCGACCGGCTGCTGAACGACCCTGAATATTTTCAGAAGGAGAAGGAGCGAACCGCCAAGTCGAGCGAAGCGCTCTGGCAGGACTATTTCGAAGGAAACCCCTGGATCTTCGGTTACGGCCTCAACCTCATCGCCTGCGAGGCCCTCGATGACGGCAAGCTCGAACGCATCACCACCGGGGCCAACATCTTCACCGGAGCCGGCAAGCGGATCGACGCGATCATGCGCTCCAAAGGCTTCATCAGCAGCATGCTGTTCTGCGAGATCAAGACCCACGAGACGCCGCTGCTCGCCAAGACCCTCTACCGCGCCCCGGACGTCTACCAAGCCTCGACGGAACTCGGAGGCGGAGTTGCCCAGGTACAAAAGACCGTCCACAAGGCCCAACGGCTGATCTCCGACGAACTGACCCGCCTGTACCAGGACGACGGCACCCCGACCGGCACCGAACTCTCGACCACCAAACCCCGCCAAGTCCTCGTGATCGGCAGCCTGAACGAATTCAAGCAGGACGGCGCCGTCAACCCGGAGAGGCTCAGCTCCTTCGAGCTCTACCGATCCTCTGTCCAAGGCATCGAGGTCATCACGTTCGATGAACTCTACGACCGCGCCTGCTTCATCGTGGAGGACCGATAG
- a CDS encoding PP2C family protein-serine/threonine phosphatase produces MSARSAVPAGPVPASPARPAPPEARRTLAARLRAALAGTTTADHEADLAPHWVRWLPTLLIFTDLTIEVAFPQATAAGFLLTGLPVLVAFGFGTVATAASGIGALVLQLALAARVGHLYEHHHLWVYLSTLLAALAGVMLSHQRIRQARHLVRARTVSEALQRTVLHPVPEQVGALRTAGHYRAAQAEVAIGGDLYELCDTRFGTRVLLGDVRGKGLEAVRTVADLLGAFRATAHETAELAELAALLDRQVRRGAVEREDEELFVTAVLLEHRPGADTVQLINRGHLDPVIVAGGTVQTVHCRQDLPLGLGHLRTQHPTPPTSVPLAAGQTLLLHTDGVTEARDRDGRFYPLTERLATRFAARACVTPEQLVAFVGADVQAHGGPATDDLALLALSPSGR; encoded by the coding sequence GTGTCCGCGAGGTCCGCCGTGCCCGCCGGCCCCGTGCCCGCGAGCCCCGCCCGGCCCGCGCCGCCCGAGGCACGCCGCACGCTGGCCGCCCGGTTGCGCGCCGCCCTCGCCGGTACCACCACCGCCGACCACGAGGCCGACCTCGCCCCGCACTGGGTGCGCTGGCTGCCCACGCTGCTGATCTTCACCGACCTGACCATCGAGGTCGCCTTTCCGCAGGCCACGGCGGCCGGCTTCCTGCTCACCGGGCTGCCCGTGCTGGTCGCCTTCGGCTTCGGGACGGTGGCCACCGCCGCCTCCGGCATCGGTGCGCTGGTGCTCCAGCTGGCGCTCGCGGCCCGGGTCGGCCACCTCTACGAGCACCACCACCTCTGGGTCTACCTCTCCACCCTGCTGGCCGCACTGGCTGGCGTGATGCTCTCCCACCAGCGCATCCGGCAGGCCCGCCACCTGGTGCGGGCCCGCACCGTCAGCGAGGCGCTGCAGCGCACCGTGCTGCACCCGGTCCCCGAGCAGGTCGGCGCCCTGCGGACGGCCGGCCACTACCGCGCCGCGCAGGCCGAGGTGGCGATCGGTGGCGACCTGTACGAGCTGTGCGACACCCGCTTCGGCACCCGGGTGCTGCTCGGCGACGTGCGGGGCAAGGGCCTGGAGGCCGTACGGACGGTGGCCGACCTGCTCGGCGCCTTCCGGGCCACCGCGCACGAGACCGCCGAACTGGCCGAACTCGCCGCACTGCTGGACCGCCAGGTCCGGCGCGGCGCGGTGGAGCGCGAGGACGAGGAGCTCTTCGTCACCGCCGTCCTGCTGGAGCACCGGCCCGGCGCCGACACGGTGCAGCTGATCAACCGCGGCCACCTGGACCCGGTGATCGTGGCCGGCGGCACCGTGCAGACCGTGCACTGCCGTCAGGACCTCCCGCTGGGCCTGGGTCACCTGCGCACCCAGCACCCGACGCCGCCCACCTCGGTCCCACTCGCGGCCGGTCAGACGCTGCTGCTGCACACCGACGGCGTCACCGAGGCCCGCGACCGGGACGGCCGTTTCTACCCCCTCACCGAACGGCTGGCCACCCGTTTCGCCGCCCGGGCCTGCGTCACCCCCGAACAGCTGGTCGCCTTCGTCGGCGCCGACGTCCAGGCCCACGGCGGCCCGGCCACCGACGACCTGGCCCTGCTGGCCCTGAGCCCGTCGGGCCGCTGA
- a CDS encoding cytochrome P450 — MDALDGTEIIDALLTPAGSANPYPIYARAHRLGPVSRIWDEMLLVPEYRTVHQLLRDSAFGVADAQARGGFDPTFHEHSARLLLSRSVLENNAPDHARMRSLIASVFTARRVAALAPAVRAAVDRLLTELADLGADGTAVDFMETFAFRLPVGVICELLGVPESDRFRFRDLGSALSVLLEPVISPQELATADAASDELVDYLGELADQRRAEPRGDLVSALVQVADGADGRLSDQELLANLLLLLVAGFETTTNLLGNGLALAFEHPWAADGLRSGRISSAGFVEEVLRYDSPVQLTNRLPLVEGLSVAGVPLSPTGGVLLLIGAANRDPARYDRPDLFDPTRQDSQALSFGGGPHYCLGAQLARLEATCALPALLSRFPRLAPAREPVRRSRLVLRGYQSLPVTVRG; from the coding sequence ATGGACGCCTTGGACGGTACGGAGATCATCGATGCTCTGCTGACCCCAGCGGGCTCCGCGAACCCCTATCCCATCTACGCCCGCGCGCACCGGCTCGGCCCGGTCAGCCGGATCTGGGACGAGATGCTGCTCGTCCCCGAGTACCGCACGGTTCACCAGCTGCTGCGCGACTCCGCCTTCGGCGTGGCCGACGCCCAGGCGCGCGGCGGCTTCGACCCGACCTTCCACGAGCACTCCGCCAGGCTGCTGCTCAGCCGCTCGGTCCTGGAGAACAACGCGCCGGACCACGCCCGGATGCGATCGCTGATCGCCTCGGTCTTCACCGCCCGCCGGGTGGCCGCACTGGCACCGGCGGTGCGGGCCGCCGTCGACCGGCTGCTGACCGAGCTGGCCGACCTCGGGGCGGACGGCACCGCGGTCGACTTCATGGAGACCTTCGCCTTCCGGCTGCCGGTCGGCGTGATCTGCGAACTGCTCGGCGTGCCCGAGTCGGACCGCTTCCGCTTCCGCGACCTGGGCAGCGCTCTCTCCGTCCTGTTGGAGCCGGTGATCAGCCCGCAGGAGCTGGCCACCGCAGACGCCGCCAGCGACGAACTGGTGGACTATCTCGGCGAGTTGGCCGACCAGCGGCGCGCCGAGCCGCGCGGCGACCTGGTCAGCGCGCTGGTTCAGGTGGCCGACGGCGCCGACGGGCGGCTCAGCGACCAGGAGTTGCTGGCCAACCTGCTCCTGCTGCTGGTGGCCGGCTTCGAGACCACCACCAACCTGCTCGGCAACGGGCTGGCCCTGGCTTTCGAGCACCCCTGGGCGGCGGACGGGCTGCGCAGCGGCCGGATCAGCTCGGCAGGCTTCGTCGAGGAGGTGCTGCGCTACGACTCCCCGGTGCAGCTCACCAATCGCCTGCCGCTGGTCGAGGGCCTGAGTGTGGCGGGCGTGCCGCTGTCGCCCACCGGCGGGGTCCTGCTGCTGATCGGCGCGGCCAACCGGGATCCGGCCCGCTACGACCGCCCCGACCTGTTCGACCCGACCCGTCAGGACAGCCAGGCGCTCTCCTTCGGCGGTGGCCCGCACTACTGTCTGGGCGCCCAGCTGGCCCGGCTGGAGGCGACCTGCGCGCTGCCCGCCCTGTTGAGCCGGTTCCCCCGGCTGGCGCCGGCCCGCGAGCCGGTGCGCCGCTCGCGGTTGGTACTGCGCGGCTACCAGTCGCTCCCGGTCACCGTGCGGGGCTGA
- a CDS encoding ArsC/Spx/MgsR family protein, giving the protein MEIWINPRCGKCRSALSAMDAAKLKYTVRRYLEDPPSVDELTTVLGRLGLEPWDITRLDEPVAKESGMREWGREAADRQRWLEALAQHPILVQRPIITADDGHAVIARTPQALQSVLPEQS; this is encoded by the coding sequence ATGGAGATCTGGATCAACCCCCGCTGCGGCAAGTGCCGCAGCGCACTGAGTGCGATGGACGCGGCCAAACTGAAGTACACCGTGCGGCGCTACCTGGAGGATCCGCCCTCGGTGGACGAGCTGACCACGGTGCTCGGGCGGCTCGGTCTGGAGCCCTGGGACATCACGCGGTTGGACGAGCCGGTGGCCAAGGAGTCGGGCATGCGCGAGTGGGGGCGCGAAGCCGCGGACCGGCAGCGCTGGCTCGAGGCGCTGGCGCAGCACCCGATCCTGGTGCAGCGCCCGATCATCACCGCCGACGACGGGCACGCCGTGATCGCCCGTACTCCGCAGGCGCTGCAGTCGGTGCTGCCCGAGCAGTCGTAG
- a CDS encoding DUF1697 domain-containing protein, producing MADQTTFIAFLRAVNVGGRTVTMERLRALFGELGLAAVRTYIQSGNVFFSADSGVDRAALTRRIEAHLSQALGYQVPTVLRTVDELAAVLAADPFHEVEITPEVRLCVVFLSEPPPADLALPLRSPKGDLEVIAVTPGEAFVVARRLAGRAPANPATVFGRTYRGHGTSRFFHTAAKILAAARKG from the coding sequence GTGGCAGACCAGACGACCTTCATCGCCTTCCTGCGCGCCGTCAACGTGGGCGGCCGCACCGTCACGATGGAGCGGCTGCGCGCGCTCTTCGGCGAACTCGGCCTGGCCGCCGTACGGACGTACATCCAGAGCGGCAACGTCTTCTTCAGCGCGGACTCCGGGGTGGACCGCGCCGCGCTGACCCGCCGGATCGAGGCCCACCTGAGCCAGGCGCTCGGGTACCAGGTGCCCACCGTGCTGCGCACGGTGGACGAGCTGGCGGCCGTGCTGGCGGCCGACCCGTTTCACGAGGTGGAGATCACGCCGGAGGTCCGGCTCTGCGTGGTCTTCCTCTCCGAACCGCCACCCGCCGACCTCGCCCTGCCGCTGCGCTCGCCCAAGGGCGACCTGGAGGTGATTGCGGTCACGCCCGGCGAGGCCTTCGTGGTCGCCCGGCGCCTGGCGGGGCGAGCGCCGGCCAACCCCGCGACGGTCTTCGGCAGGACGTACCGGGGGCACGGCACCAGCCGGTTCTTCCACACCGCGGCCAAGATCCTGGCCGCGGCGCGGAAGGGGTGA